Proteins encoded by one window of Clostridium cagae:
- a CDS encoding nucleotide kinase domain-containing protein, with the protein MKLEDFKPTLVYDTYWKFAEKRQEVFFNRIQNKPFPWTDDKIIQKYKFTNVYRACDRVSQYLIKNVIYCNNLYSPKDQCFRILFFKLFNKIETWEYMENALGEISYRSYSYERYNELLTKKINNDERIYSAAYIMPSGKSCFGFDKKHQNNLKLLECMMESGLSSMIAKSKSLQELYLRLLNYPTLGTFLAFQFAIDINYSELCDFDEMSFVVAGPGAKNGINKCFGDLNGHKYEDIIKCVAEQQEMEFEKRGLKFNTLYGRKLQLIDCQNLFCETDKYARIAHPDIGTTNGRKRIKQQYVNRDMESIEYFYPPKWGINNHISIYRNGEL; encoded by the coding sequence ATGAAGTTAGAAGATTTTAAGCCGACACTAGTATATGACACATACTGGAAGTTTGCGGAAAAACGCCAAGAAGTTTTTTTTAATAGAATACAAAACAAGCCTTTTCCTTGGACAGATGATAAAATAATTCAGAAGTATAAGTTTACCAATGTCTATAGAGCTTGTGACCGAGTAAGTCAATATTTAATAAAAAATGTGATCTATTGTAATAATCTATATTCTCCTAAAGATCAATGTTTTAGAATTTTATTTTTTAAGCTATTTAATAAAATCGAGACGTGGGAGTACATGGAAAATGCTTTGGGAGAGATCTCATATCGTTCTTATTCTTATGAAAGATATAATGAATTATTAACAAAAAAGATTAATAATGATGAAAGGATTTATTCTGCTGCTTATATAATGCCATCGGGTAAAAGTTGTTTTGGGTTTGATAAAAAACATCAAAATAATCTGAAACTGTTAGAGTGCATGATGGAATCTGGATTGTCTAGTATGATAGCAAAAAGCAAAAGTTTACAAGAATTATATCTAAGATTGCTTAATTATCCTACATTGGGAACATTTTTAGCATTCCAATTTGCCATTGATATTAACTATAGTGAATTATGCGATTTTGATGAAATGTCCTTCGTTGTAGCTGGACCTGGTGCAAAAAATGGAATTAATAAATGTTTTGGAGATTTGAATGGGCATAAATACGAAGATATCATTAAGTGCGTTGCGGAACAACAAGAAATGGAATTTGAAAAAAGAGGATTAAAGTTCAATACATTGTATGGTAGAAAATTACAATTAATAGACTGTCAGAATTTATTTTGTGAAACAGATAAATATGCTAGAATTGCTCATCCTGATATTGGTACAACAAACGGAAGAAAAAGAATAAAACAACAATATGTTAATCGTGATATGGAAAGCATTGAATACTTTTACCCGCCTAAGTGGGGAATAAATAATCACATTAGTATTTATAGAAATGGAGAATTGTAA
- a CDS encoding thymidylate synthase, protein MADFISGKTANEVWEKAIKLLQKQEYSLSGRTGDVFELLHTFISIEEPQQKWIYNRIPPISIGYALAELVWIINGEEKSDIINMWNPSLEKYAGRGDIYHGAYGKRIRSHFGFDQIEKAYEALQNTPESRQVVIQIYDTKVDFPIEKGIPQDEDIPCNICSLLKVRNGKLEWSQIMRSNDVLLGMPYNFIQFTGLQEILAGWLELDLGSYNHYSDSLHLYARDINKIGIGQEVEIRNNDSLSLSRNESERLFQEIFHRMKGLCLKNITEKEIHSLAKIDSGYIAYDNIMLIIGAYISQKNKNNDLTKNLIESCTNSSYVAMWERWVSRNFEKG, encoded by the coding sequence ATGGCTGATTTTATTTCTGGAAAAACTGCAAATGAAGTGTGGGAAAAAGCTATAAAGTTATTACAGAAACAAGAGTATTCTCTGAGTGGAAGAACAGGTGATGTTTTTGAATTATTGCATACTTTTATTTCAATTGAAGAACCGCAACAAAAGTGGATTTATAACCGTATTCCTCCAATTAGCATCGGATATGCTTTGGCTGAATTAGTATGGATTATTAATGGAGAAGAAAAGTCTGATATTATTAATATGTGGAATCCAAGTTTGGAGAAATATGCTGGTAGAGGTGATATTTATCATGGTGCCTATGGTAAGCGCATAAGATCACACTTTGGTTTTGATCAGATAGAAAAGGCATACGAAGCATTACAAAATACTCCAGAAAGCCGGCAGGTAGTGATACAAATTTACGATACTAAGGTTGATTTCCCAATAGAAAAGGGAATACCGCAAGACGAAGATATTCCATGTAATATATGCTCATTACTAAAAGTTAGAAATGGAAAGCTGGAATGGTCTCAAATTATGCGCAGTAATGACGTTCTATTAGGAATGCCTTATAATTTTATTCAATTTACTGGATTGCAAGAAATTTTAGCTGGATGGCTTGAACTAGATTTGGGGTCATATAATCATTATAGTGACAGTTTACATTTATATGCTCGTGATATTAATAAAATTGGAATTGGACAAGAAGTGGAAATTAGGAATAATGATAGTTTGTCTTTAAGTAGGAATGAATCTGAAAGATTATTTCAAGAAATATTTCATAGAATGAAAGGACTGTGTTTAAAAAATATTACAGAAAAAGAAATTCATTCTCTGGCAAAAATTGATTCGGGCTATATTGCTTATGATAATATTATGCTTATTATTGGAGCATACATATCACAAAAAAATAAAAATAATGATTTGACAAAAAATCTTATTGAGTCATGTACAAATAGCTCATATGTTGCAATGTGGGAGCGCTGGGTTAGTAGAAATTTTGAAAAAGGCTAG
- a CDS encoding TIR domain-containing protein: protein MARSVFYSFCYSDDINRTMVVRNRWVTHGGQVVSGIIDKAEFEKLKRTGDKAVYSWIDNQLEGTSVTVVLLGTNTLKRPFVQYEICESIKRGNAVIGVHVNNIKDMQTRQISLKCNVHTAIGQYNDNSPAYFDKHNDGIYDYMSDNGYENLGQWVESAAKKKGK, encoded by the coding sequence ATGGCACGTAGTGTGTTTTATAGTTTTTGTTATAGTGATGATATTAACAGAACAATGGTTGTACGAAACAGATGGGTAACACACGGTGGACAGGTGGTTTCTGGAATTATTGATAAAGCTGAGTTTGAAAAACTTAAACGAACAGGTGATAAAGCTGTATATAGCTGGATTGATAATCAGTTAGAAGGTACTAGTGTGACGGTTGTACTTTTAGGAACGAATACATTAAAAAGACCATTTGTTCAATATGAGATATGTGAAAGTATTAAACGAGGAAATGCTGTGATTGGTGTTCATGTGAATAATATTAAGGATATGCAGACACGTCAAATTTCATTAAAGTGCAATGTGCATACTGCAATTGGACAATATAATGACAACTCGCCTGCATATTTTGATAAGCACAATGATGGAATTTATGACTATATGAGTGATAATGGCTATGAAAATTTAGGACAATGGGTTGAAAGTGCTGCAAAGAAAAAGGGAAAGTAG
- a CDS encoding toll/interleukin-1 receptor domain-containing protein, protein MFTGYNLVVDKEDKNIDFLQYTKKGEDHLKSQKALFKEKIDEYIIDGISDGTKLERDWFPLIEANIFISHSHIDENLANGIAGWLNEKFGLRCFIDSCVWNYSDDLLEMINSEFSDKRKNQNGGYLYNYKKSNTASKHVNTMLSIALQKMIDKTEVTILLNTGNSIEKYDNVYEKATYSPWIYSEIVCTQIVRRRPLNEYRQVLKFAHENAQISNNEEYKSIYKVSLDHLNNLDITNFMKWKRMYQEKRIDYPLDYLYAITNPIEMKDIAEYNDSHDILLG, encoded by the coding sequence ATGTTTACAGGATACAATTTGGTAGTAGATAAAGAAGATAAAAATATTGATTTTTTACAATATACTAAAAAAGGTGAAGACCATTTAAAATCTCAGAAAGCTCTATTTAAAGAGAAGATTGACGAATATATTATTGATGGAATTAGCGATGGAACTAAGTTGGAGAGAGACTGGTTCCCTTTGATTGAAGCAAATATTTTTATATCACATTCTCATATTGATGAAAATCTAGCAAATGGAATTGCAGGTTGGTTAAATGAGAAGTTTGGGCTGAGATGCTTTATTGATTCTTGCGTATGGAATTATTCTGATGATTTATTAGAGATGATTAATTCGGAATTTAGTGACAAAAGAAAAAATCAAAATGGTGGATATCTGTATAATTATAAAAAAAGTAATACTGCAAGCAAGCATGTAAATACTATGTTATCAATTGCTCTGCAAAAAATGATAGATAAAACGGAGGTAACAATACTTCTTAACACAGGTAATTCAATTGAAAAATATGATAATGTTTATGAAAAAGCAACATATTCACCTTGGATTTATTCGGAAATAGTGTGCACACAAATTGTTAGAAGAAGGCCTTTGAATGAATATAGACAAGTTTTAAAGTTTGCGCATGAGAATGCTCAAATAAGTAACAATGAAGAGTATAAATCTATCTACAAAGTGTCCTTGGATCATTTGAATAATTTAGATATTACAAATTTTATGAAGTGGAAAAGAATGTATCAAGAGAAAAGAATAGATTATCCATTAGATTATTTATATGCGATAACCAATCCAATTGAAATGAAAGATATAGCAGAATATAACGATTCACATGATATTTTATTGGGGTAA
- a CDS encoding toll/interleukin-1 receptor domain-containing protein: MKKKKIYVSYSWDDKGNKERVKKLVLSLNDLLKNEYSIIFDQDIFNKQTQDVNRFIVDNIVEADIVIIFVTPSYVIKADRHDDGYGNQNNKRSGVEIETSYILDRKHQKKKSIITVLLDGDNLPKYIKELSFIREKTDEDITETLSKRIKSFVKERESVCIDINNEKLKVIDESDIENIDIEFSYENEPARLCGALWLSNNYFTLEHYQIMHLFKKIASEDATSNLDNKKVYSFYCNYFNIEFKTYDLYENFITKIHNAMCTYLESISDFEAKYEIYSRYPMNNNYEFKLATVDKNIWIEMLRFANSFDWDNGKSEWNIFQRNDYYMHIFSPGISYNTKYDPCEHTILYGINKEDFHSNDVDIYVKVKDIVYNSKTNKIDKRKTWSVDMTYKWFKKEFVPFFCKNKKYSKDIIYFEDSYIQKEDIFSQAQMFYMSNRAGVNKNELKQLREVLIFCLNKRSSGGDLGYIINKLGIRENLKTDDEIIQYLESDKFNKNLMESNYNSSIADDILRCIRSFTDDFSTHKINENDLEYLTKKIHSLVEKMNIVNLLDKYQH, encoded by the coding sequence ATGAAGAAGAAAAAAATATATGTTAGCTATAGTTGGGATGATAAAGGAAATAAAGAAAGAGTAAAGAAATTGGTGCTAAGTTTAAATGATTTGTTAAAAAATGAATATAGTATCATATTTGATCAGGATATATTTAACAAACAAACTCAAGATGTAAATAGATTTATAGTAGATAATATTGTTGAAGCAGATATAGTTATTATATTTGTTACACCATCATATGTAATAAAGGCAGATAGACACGATGATGGTTATGGTAATCAAAATAACAAAAGAAGTGGCGTTGAAATAGAAACATCATACATATTGGATAGAAAACATCAGAAAAAAAAATCAATTATTACAGTTCTATTGGATGGAGACAATTTGCCAAAGTATATTAAAGAGTTGTCGTTTATTAGAGAAAAAACAGATGAAGATATAACTGAAACTCTAAGTAAAAGAATAAAAAGCTTTGTTAAAGAAAGAGAAAGTGTGTGCATTGATATTAATAATGAAAAGCTTAAAGTTATAGATGAATCAGATATAGAAAACATAGATATTGAGTTTTCATATGAGAATGAACCAGCAAGATTATGCGGAGCACTCTGGTTAAGTAATAATTATTTTACTTTAGAACATTATCAAATTATGCATTTATTTAAAAAAATAGCATCAGAAGATGCTACAAGTAATTTGGATAATAAAAAGGTATATTCTTTTTATTGCAATTATTTTAATATAGAATTTAAAACATATGATTTATATGAAAATTTTATTACTAAAATTCATAATGCTATGTGTACATATTTGGAAAGCATATCAGATTTTGAGGCTAAATATGAGATTTATTCTAGATATCCAATGAATAATAATTATGAATTTAAATTAGCTACTGTGGATAAAAATATATGGATAGAAATGTTGAGGTTTGCTAATAGCTTTGACTGGGATAATGGCAAAAGTGAATGGAATATTTTTCAACGTAATGATTATTACATGCATATTTTTTCACCAGGTATATCTTATAATACAAAATATGATCCCTGTGAGCATACGATATTATATGGTATTAATAAAGAGGATTTTCATTCGAATGATGTTGATATATATGTGAAAGTAAAGGATATTGTATATAATTCTAAAACTAATAAAATAGATAAAAGGAAAACGTGGAGTGTGGATATGACTTATAAGTGGTTTAAGAAAGAATTTGTTCCATTCTTTTGTAAAAATAAGAAATATTCTAAAGATATAATTTACTTTGAAGATAGTTACATTCAGAAAGAAGATATTTTTTCACAGGCTCAAATGTTTTATATGTCTAATAGGGCTGGTGTTAACAAGAATGAACTTAAACAGTTAAGAGAGGTATTGATATTTTGTTTAAACAAGAGATCATCTGGTGGTGATTTAGGATATATAATAAATAAACTAGGAATAAGAGAAAACTTAAAAACAGATGATGAGATAATACAATATTTAGAAAGTGATAAGTTTAATAAAAATTTAATGGAATCCAATTATAATTCGTCAATTGCAGATGATATTTTAAGATGTATAAGATCATTTACTGATGATTTTAGTACACATAAAATTAATGAAAATGATCTTGAATATCTTACTAAAAAAATTCACAGTTTAGTAGAAAAGATGAATATAGTTAACTTATTAGATAAATATCAACATTAA
- a CDS encoding electron transfer flavoprotein subunit beta/FixA family protein translates to MEIMLCVKQVPDDSVEIHLDKEAKKPKLSGVSLVANAFDTYALELGVRLTEAHGGKVSVLTVGAEDSLNTLKNCLSVGAKEAFFVKDDLYADLDSLGTAHVLADAINKIEKDKGKKFDLILCGKESTDEITGEVGAMLAEKLKMGFVSSAIEIGLKDNDLEVHQETDEGYNLVSLKSPAVVTVSKPNYDPRYPTIKTKMASRKAVIPTYSAAEIGEVKQAKVCCIQYVEPSKKEAGIKIKEKDAVLAVSAVMEQMKKDKAI, encoded by the coding sequence ATGGAAATTATGTTATGTGTAAAACAAGTTCCAGATGACTCTGTTGAAATTCATTTGGATAAGGAAGCTAAAAAACCCAAGTTAAGTGGAGTGAGTTTGGTAGCAAATGCATTTGATACATATGCATTAGAGCTAGGAGTCCGCTTGACTGAAGCACATGGAGGGAAAGTAAGTGTATTAACAGTTGGAGCAGAAGATTCTTTAAACACCTTGAAAAATTGTCTTTCTGTAGGAGCTAAAGAAGCATTTTTTGTAAAAGATGATTTATATGCAGATTTAGACTCCCTTGGAACAGCTCATGTTTTGGCAGATGCTATTAATAAAATTGAAAAGGACAAGGGGAAAAAATTTGATTTAATTCTTTGTGGAAAGGAATCTACAGATGAAATTACTGGTGAGGTTGGAGCAATGCTTGCTGAAAAGCTTAAAATGGGTTTTGTAAGTAGTGCAATTGAAATAGGTCTAAAAGATAATGATTTGGAAGTTCATCAAGAAACTGATGAAGGATATAATTTAGTTTCTTTAAAATCACCAGCAGTAGTAACAGTAAGTAAACCAAATTATGATCCACGTTACCCTACGATTAAAACTAAGATGGCAAGTCGTAAGGCAGTAATTCCAACTTACTCAGCAGCAGAAATTGGAGAGGTAAAACAAGCAAAAGTATGTTGCATTCAATATGTTGAACCTTCTAAGAAAGAAGCTGGTATCAAGATTAAAGAGAAAGATGCTGTGCTTGCAGTAAGTGCTGTTATGGAACAAATGAAAAAGGATAAGGCAATCTAA
- a CDS encoding electron transfer flavoprotein subunit alpha/FixB family protein translates to MKALLFIETDGEKVLGGSLELISAVKALEAEGTALVVGNRALADAVAAFGIPVIFADNADDCDTLTEVLAETVKEQNPDIILLANTALAKNIAPRIAGRMSLGCVSDVTGISKSHDKVIYTRPAYGGTILEHIEVEGTAIVTVRNGSFPKPESASNASVTEKKVKISSNVIKTKIVDVVKEISESVNLEEAEVIVSGGRGMGNAENFKLVEELARVLGGVVGATRPAIEEGWISRAHQVGQSGKIVAPKLYIACGISGATQHTSGMTGSGYIVAINKDEEAPIFEVSNLSIVGNVAEILPVMIEEMKKAKAQ, encoded by the coding sequence ATGAAAGCATTATTGTTTATTGAAACAGATGGAGAAAAAGTATTGGGAGGAAGCCTAGAACTTATTAGTGCAGTAAAAGCATTAGAGGCAGAAGGAACAGCTCTTGTAGTAGGTAACAGGGCTTTAGCAGATGCAGTAGCAGCGTTTGGAATTCCAGTTATTTTTGCAGATAATGCGGATGACTGTGATACTTTGACAGAAGTATTAGCAGAAACTGTTAAGGAACAAAATCCAGATATTATTCTATTAGCTAATACAGCACTCGCTAAAAATATTGCACCACGTATTGCTGGACGAATGAGTTTAGGTTGTGTAAGTGATGTAACAGGAATTAGTAAAAGCCATGATAAAGTTATATATACTAGACCAGCTTATGGCGGCACAATTTTGGAACATATTGAAGTAGAAGGCACTGCTATAGTTACAGTTAGAAATGGAAGCTTTCCAAAGCCAGAATCTGCTTCAAATGCAAGTGTTACAGAAAAGAAGGTTAAAATTTCATCTAATGTTATTAAGACAAAAATTGTTGATGTAGTAAAAGAAATTTCTGAATCTGTTAATTTAGAAGAAGCTGAAGTTATTGTTTCTGGTGGACGTGGAATGGGAAATGCAGAGAATTTTAAACTTGTTGAAGAATTAGCACGTGTACTTGGTGGTGTAGTTGGTGCAACAAGACCCGCAATTGAGGAAGGATGGATTTCTCGTGCACATCAAGTTGGACAATCAGGAAAAATTGTAGCACCAAAACTATATATTGCATGTGGTATTTCTGGAGCAACACAACATACATCTGGAATGACAGGTTCAGGTTATATAGTTGCAATTAATAAAGATGAAGAGGCTCCAATATTTGAAGTTTCAAACTTAAGTATTGTTGGTAATGTTGCAGAAATTCTTCCAGTTATGATTGAAGAAATGAAAAAAGCAAAAGCACAGTAA
- a CDS encoding L-lactate permease: MLFLKFLMAIAPIIWLIIALSGLKMPGFKACLITLVLTMILAIFFWNLNVIYTMTGVLEGILNALWPICLVIVAALFTYNLVLRTGAMDSIKKMLAGVSRDKRILILIIGWGFGIFMEGMAGFGTAVAIPASMLAGLGLNPISAVLACLVANTAPTAFGSVGIPLVTLSAVTKIGANSLAANTAIIEAFILFISPFIMVCIVGKGIKALKGVFAVTLVASLSFTIPAYITATVLGPELPNIVGSICCMICTVASAKIFNKNPQEEYCIQVNEKQEETTLSFSNAVKAWCPFILIFLMLMFTSTLCPPIHDAIAGFKTSIIVYAGKGGNTLTFSWINTPGVIIFIAAIIGGFTQGAKVPMMFEVLKGTLKANWKTIVTICAVMSTAKVMSYSGMISDIASFLVIVTGGAYPLISPLIGSIGGFVTGSGTSTSVLFGGLQVQTAEKLGLSAAWMGAANTLGAGIGKMICPQSIAIGASAIGKSGSESKILRSIFKYYICYITISGILCFIGTRLFS, from the coding sequence ATGCTGTTTTTAAAATTCTTAATGGCCATAGCACCAATTATTTGGCTTATAATTGCACTTAGCGGATTAAAAATGCCAGGTTTTAAAGCCTGTTTAATTACACTTGTTCTTACAATGATTTTAGCTATTTTCTTCTGGAATTTGAATGTCATTTATACTATGACAGGAGTATTAGAAGGAATACTAAACGCATTGTGGCCAATTTGTCTAGTTATTGTTGCAGCTTTGTTTACGTATAATTTGGTTCTACGTACAGGCGCAATGGATTCCATTAAAAAAATGTTAGCTGGAGTTTCTAGAGATAAAAGAATATTAATATTAATTATTGGATGGGGCTTTGGTATTTTCATGGAAGGAATGGCTGGATTCGGTACAGCAGTTGCTATTCCAGCATCAATGCTTGCTGGTCTTGGATTAAATCCAATTTCAGCAGTTCTAGCATGTTTAGTTGCCAATACAGCACCAACTGCTTTTGGATCAGTTGGAATACCTTTAGTAACACTTTCTGCAGTAACGAAAATTGGAGCTAACTCACTAGCAGCAAACACAGCGATAATTGAAGCGTTTATTCTTTTTATAAGTCCATTTATTATGGTATGCATTGTAGGTAAGGGAATAAAGGCACTTAAAGGGGTATTTGCTGTTACCTTGGTTGCTTCATTGTCATTTACAATACCTGCTTATATTACAGCAACAGTACTTGGACCAGAATTACCAAATATAGTAGGATCTATTTGTTGCATGATATGTACAGTTGCTTCAGCAAAAATATTTAATAAAAATCCTCAAGAAGAATATTGTATTCAAGTTAATGAAAAACAAGAAGAAACAACGTTATCATTTAGTAATGCAGTAAAAGCTTGGTGCCCATTTATTCTAATATTTTTAATGTTAATGTTTACTTCAACATTATGCCCACCAATTCATGATGCAATTGCAGGATTTAAAACTAGTATAATTGTATATGCAGGTAAAGGAGGAAACACTTTAACCTTTAGTTGGATTAATACACCGGGTGTAATTATCTTTATTGCAGCCATTATTGGAGGGTTCACACAAGGGGCAAAAGTGCCAATGATGTTTGAGGTATTAAAAGGTACATTAAAAGCAAACTGGAAAACGATTGTAACAATTTGTGCAGTTATGTCAACCGCAAAAGTAATGAGCTATAGTGGAATGATTTCAGATATTGCAAGTTTTTTAGTTATAGTTACAGGAGGAGCATATCCATTAATTTCACCATTAATAGGATCTATTGGAGGTTTTGTCACAGGCTCAGGTACATCTACCAGTGTTTTATTTGGAGGATTACAAGTACAAACAGCAGAAAAACTTGGACTTTCAGCAGCATGGATGGGTGCAGCAAATACACTTGGAGCAGGAATAGGAAAGATGATTTGCCCTCAAAGTATTGCAATTGGCGCAAGTGCAATAGGCAAATCTGGTTCGGAAAGTAAAATTTTAAGAAGTATATTTAAATATTATATATGCTATATAACTATTAGTGGAATCCTATGTTTTATAGGCACACGTTTATTTAGTTAA
- a CDS encoding FAD-binding oxidoreductase, protein MAEYNQLTEELIMKLQEAAPGHILTGEDINEDYSHDEMPIYGKAAPQVVFMAHSTEEVSKVVKICNENKIPVTPRGAGTGLVGGAVPLLGGVLIDITKMNKILSYDLENFIVRVEAGVLLNDLAEDCLKKGLLYAPDPGEKFACLGGNVATNAGGMRAVKYGATRDYVRAMKVVLPTGEVTDFGATVSKTSSGYSLLNLMIGSEGTLGVITELTLKIMPAPKVVASLIIPFENLDDCIATVPKFKMEHMNPQAIEFMEREIVLSSERYIGKSVFPQVIDGVTANAYLLVTVDAGNEDELNNLIEQASEIVLEAGAIDVLVADTPAKIKDAWAARSSFLEAIMAETKLLDECDVVVPVNKIASYLAFVNKTGEECGITIKSFGHAGDGNLHIYQCSNDLEEGEFKTRVDKFFKIIYEEAIKCGGLVSGEHGIGSGKVSYLRDSIGEVNMELMKGIKKVFDPNSIMNPGKVCNQIEGLSS, encoded by the coding sequence ATGGCTGAGTATAATCAATTAACAGAAGAATTAATCATGAAATTACAGGAGGCAGCTCCAGGGCATATTTTAACAGGTGAAGATATAAATGAAGATTATAGTCACGATGAAATGCCTATCTATGGAAAAGCAGCTCCACAAGTTGTATTTATGGCACATTCTACTGAAGAAGTTTCAAAGGTAGTAAAAATATGTAATGAAAATAAAATACCAGTAACTCCAAGAGGGGCAGGAACTGGGCTTGTAGGTGGAGCAGTTCCATTACTCGGAGGAGTTTTAATTGATATTACAAAGATGAATAAAATACTTTCTTATGACTTAGAGAATTTTATTGTACGTGTAGAGGCTGGTGTTTTATTAAACGATCTTGCAGAGGACTGTTTAAAAAAAGGATTATTATATGCTCCAGACCCAGGTGAAAAATTCGCTTGCCTAGGTGGAAATGTTGCAACTAATGCTGGTGGAATGAGAGCTGTAAAATACGGTGCAACACGTGATTATGTACGTGCCATGAAGGTTGTACTTCCAACCGGTGAAGTAACAGACTTTGGAGCTACAGTATCGAAAACAAGTTCAGGTTATAGTCTTTTGAATTTAATGATTGGTTCAGAAGGTACCCTTGGAGTTATTACTGAACTTACACTTAAAATCATGCCAGCACCAAAGGTAGTTGCAAGTTTAATTATACCTTTTGAAAATTTAGATGATTGTATTGCTACTGTTCCTAAATTTAAAATGGAACACATGAATCCGCAAGCTATAGAATTTATGGAAAGAGAAATCGTTTTATCTAGTGAAAGATATATTGGAAAAAGCGTATTCCCACAAGTAATTGATGGAGTAACTGCAAATGCTTATTTACTTGTAACTGTTGATGCCGGTAATGAAGATGAGTTAAATAATCTTATAGAACAAGCTAGTGAAATAGTATTAGAAGCAGGAGCAATTGATGTGCTTGTAGCTGATACACCAGCAAAAATTAAGGATGCGTGGGCTGCACGTTCTAGTTTCCTTGAAGCCATTATGGCAGAAACAAAATTATTAGATGAATGTGATGTTGTAGTTCCAGTAAATAAAATTGCTTCTTATCTTGCATTTGTAAATAAAACTGGTGAAGAGTGTGGAATAACTATTAAAAGCTTTGGACATGCCGGAGATGGAAATCTTCACATATACCAATGCAGTAATGATTTAGAAGAAGGAGAGTTTAAAACAAGAGTTGATAAATTCTTTAAGATTATTTACGAGGAAGCAATAAAATGTGGAGGACTTGTTTCAGGAGAACATGGAATTGGTAGTGGAAAGGTTAGCTATTTAAGAGATAGTATTGGAGAAGTAAATATGGAATTAATGAAAGGCATTAAAAAAGTCTTTGATCCAAATTCCATTATGAATCCAGGTAAAGTATGTAACCAAATAGAAGGTTTAAGTTCATAA